The Leifsonia sp. ZF2019 DNA segment GCGGGTGATCTCGCGCCCGACGTCGAGCTTGACGTCCGCGTCGCTCATGAGCAGCGCCTGGGCGTCCGTGTTGATGGCGATGAACTCGACGCCGCGGAGGCCGAGCTCGATCATGCGGTTCACGGCGTTGACGCCGCCTCCGCCGATGCCGACGACCTTGATCACGGCGAGGTAGTTCTGATTTGCTGTCACGTCCGGCCTCCACGGGAACCTTCAACCTCAAGTCGAGGCTTAAAGTTATGCTGAGTATGCAATTCTCTTTCTCGACGTTAGGTGCGCGCGGCGCGTGCCGGGGTAACCCGGCAGGCGTGTCGGGAAAGTGCGCGCCGAAGCGGTGGCCGACACGGCGTCAGCCGGTCGTCACGCTGTGCGGCGACGACACGTCGTAGTGGCTCGCCCCGCCGGCTCCGGCGAGAAGCGCGGCGAGGTCGGCCGCCTTCAGATCCGAGTCCTCGGCGCTCCCCCACACCACGGTCGCGCCGCTGCCGCGCAGCGTGAACGAGACGTCGTCCTTGGTCGTCGCGGAGATCGTGTCGACCTGGGCGAGCGTCGCCGCGGGGAGCGCGCTGAGGACGCTCGCGGCGGCGGCGAACGCGGAGCCCGCGTCCTTGTCCGCCGAGCCGCCCGCCGCCGTGATCAGCGGCACGCCCTCCGGACGGGCCGCGGTCGACGAGATCGGGACCTTCGCCGCGTCGACCAGGACGAACGCCGCCCCCTCCTGCACCGCGCCGATCGGCTGCCGCTCGACGACGCGGATCACGATCGTGTCGGGCGGGTGGCTCTCGACCGTATAGCTGCGGATCAACGGGAACGCCGCGAGGTCGTGCGAGATGCCCGCCTGGTCGAGCAACGGCAGGGGTTTGCCGAGCTGATCGCCGAGCTTCGCTTCGATCGCCTTGGGGTCGAGCCGGGATGCCCCCGTCACTTCGATGTGCTTCAGTGCCAGGACGGGCGAGAAGGCCAGCAGCGTGACGCCGAGGACGAGTGCGGCGAGCACGCCGCCCGCCGCCAGCCAGGCGCGGCGGCGACGGCGTGAACGCTTCGTGAACCGGCGCACCTCCCCGCGCTCGACGCGCTTGCGCTCCTTGCGCGCCGCGCGGAGAGCCCTGCTGATGTCCCGGTTGCTCGGGAGGCGGTCGTACGGGGAGGTCTCGGCCGCGCGCGAAGGCGCCTCCACGATCGGGACGGGCTCGGTGGCTGTGCGCGCCGGCGACGCCGCCCGCTCCGGGGAGACCGCGCGAGGGGTCGTCTCCGAGGGGAGCCGCTCGGACGCGGCCGGCCGGGCGGACACCTGGTCGGTCTGCCGGTCGTATCCCTGGGGGCGCTTCACGGGCGACTACTCGCGGACGCGGCGGAGCGAGTCCAGCAGCTGGGGGACGATCCGGTACACGTCGCCGCACCCGAGGGTGATCACGAAATCGCCCGCACGCGCGATCTCGGCGGTGTGGTCGGCGGCGGCCTGCCAGTCGGCGATGAACGCGACATGCTCGGGATGCTCGAAGCGCTCGGACACGAGCGCGCCCGTGACGCCCGGCTCCGGGTCCTCGCGGGCGCCGTAGACGTCGAGTACGACCGTCTCGTCGGCGTACTTCTCGAGGGTCTCGGCGAACTCTTGTGCGAACAGTCGCGTGCGGCTGTAGAGGTGCGGCTGGTGGACCGCGATGATGCGACCGGATCCGACGACGGTCCGCGCCGCCGAGAGGGCGGCCGCGACTTCGGTCGGATGGTGGGCGTAGTCGTCGTAGACGCTGACGCCGCCGACGGTGCCGTGCAGCTCGAAGCGTCGCTCGGTCCCGCCGAACTCGGCGATGGCCGCCAGCGACGCCGCCGGCTCGAAGCCGAGGCCGGTGAGCACGGCGAAGGCGCCCGCCGCATTGATGGCGTTGTGGCGTCCCGGAACGCGCAGCTGCGCCGCGTACTCCGCGCCGTCATACGAGAGCCGGAAGGCGACCGGCCCGTCGGTGACGATCGAGTGGACGCGCACCGCGGCGTCCTCCGCCTCGCCGAAGGTCACGACGCGCTTGTCGGGCGTGGTCGCGAGCAGGCGGTCCGTCACGTGCTTCGCTCCGGCGTCATCGGACGACACCACGACGAGCTCGCTCGACTCGCGGGCGAAGGTGACGAAGGCCTCCTCGAACGCCTCCAGCGAGCCGTAGTGGTCGAGGTGGTCGGGATCCACGTTCGTGATCAGCGCCACGGCCGTGTCGTAGAGCAGGAAGGTGCCGTCCGATTCGTCGGCCTCGACGACGAACAGCTCGCCGCTGCCCGACTGGGAGCTCTTGCCGAGCGAGGCGATCACGCCTCCGTTGACGAAGCTCGGGTCCTCCCCCAGTCCGAGGAGGCCCGTGATGATCATGCCGGTCGACGTGGTCTTGCCGTGGGCGCCCGCCACGGCGACGAGACGCTTGCGGTTGATGAGCCAGGCGAGCGCCTGCGACCGGTGGAGCACCGGGAGGCCCTTCTGCAGCGCCAGCTGGTACTCCGGGTTGTCCTGCCAAAGAGCGCCGGTGACGACCAGGGTGTCCGCGTCGCCCACGTTCGCGGCGTCGTGGCCGACGGCGATCGTCGCGCCCAGGGCGCGCAGCGTGTCGATGTTCGCCGAGTGGCGCACGTCGGAACCGGTCACCGTATACCCGGCCTCCAGGAACAGACGGGCGATGCCGCTCATCCCGGAGCCGCCGATGCCCACGAAGTGGAGGGCGCCGAGCTCGTCGGGGATGGTCATGGTGAGGTCGGGCTTGATCACGGGCACTGCTTTCGGTTCACGCGGAGAATCTGCATCACGGGCTCCCATCCTCTCACGGGGTCACCGCGTCTCCTGGGAGCGCCGGACCAGCGCCGCCGTGCGGGCGGAGCCGTCCCGCACACCGGCCGACGCGGCCCGTGCCGCCATCCCGGCGACGCGATCGCG contains these protein-coding regions:
- a CDS encoding FtsQ-type POTRA domain-containing protein is translated as MKRPQGYDRQTDQVSARPAASERLPSETTPRAVSPERAASPARTATEPVPIVEAPSRAAETSPYDRLPSNRDISRALRAARKERKRVERGEVRRFTKRSRRRRRAWLAAGGVLAALVLGVTLLAFSPVLALKHIEVTGASRLDPKAIEAKLGDQLGKPLPLLDQAGISHDLAAFPLIRSYTVESHPPDTIVIRVVERQPIGAVQEGAAFVLVDAAKVPISSTAARPEGVPLITAAGGSADKDAGSAFAAAASVLSALPAATLAQVDTISATTKDDVSFTLRGSGATVVWGSAEDSDLKAADLAALLAGAGGASHYDVSSPHSVTTG
- the murC gene encoding UDP-N-acetylmuramate--L-alanine ligase; this encodes MIKPDLTMTIPDELGALHFVGIGGSGMSGIARLFLEAGYTVTGSDVRHSANIDTLRALGATIAVGHDAANVGDADTLVVTGALWQDNPEYQLALQKGLPVLHRSQALAWLINRKRLVAVAGAHGKTTSTGMIITGLLGLGEDPSFVNGGVIASLGKSSQSGSGELFVVEADESDGTFLLYDTAVALITNVDPDHLDHYGSLEAFEEAFVTFARESSELVVVSSDDAGAKHVTDRLLATTPDKRVVTFGEAEDAAVRVHSIVTDGPVAFRLSYDGAEYAAQLRVPGRHNAINAAGAFAVLTGLGFEPAASLAAIAEFGGTERRFELHGTVGGVSVYDDYAHHPTEVAAALSAARTVVGSGRIIAVHQPHLYSRTRLFAQEFAETLEKYADETVVLDVYGAREDPEPGVTGALVSERFEHPEHVAFIADWQAAADHTAEIARAGDFVITLGCGDVYRIVPQLLDSLRRVRE